A single Primulina eburnea isolate SZY01 chromosome 11, ASM2296580v1, whole genome shotgun sequence DNA region contains:
- the LOC140804596 gene encoding ABC transporter G family member 20-like: MFRAECDNYSMESDIPFLGPRHAMELQEFSRKPKRSGSHTLRELLQWVGDSTNDEYRRVLEVHGQAFQHTLVPFTLSFHNLTYSVKNSRKIRPACFSSRSTGSNICQQSSGTVSGNESRMRVLLNDISGEAREGEILAVLGASGSGKSTMIDALANRISRESLKGTISLNGEVLESKLLKVISAYVMQDDLLFPMLTVEETLMFSAEFRLPETMPRSRKRARVQVLIDQLGLRSAAKTIIGDEGHRGVSGGERRRVSIGTDIVHDPILLFLDEPTSGLDSTSAYMVVKVLQRIAQSGSIVIMSIHQPSYRILSLLDRLIVLSRGQTVFSGSPGSIPRFFAEFGNPIPANEDKTEFALDYIRELEGTPGGTKNLVDFNKSWQKIRDPQSIIPSNGPKLSLKDAISASISMGKLVSGATNMDSNQSSSFSLFANSFWTEILIIAKRSITNSKRAPELFVVRFGAVLVTGMILATMFRKLDNSPRGIQERIAFFAFAMSTTFYTCAEAIPMFLLQRYIFMRETAYNAYRRSSFVLSHAITSIPSLLILSLTFSATTYWAVGLDGGTSGFLFFFTFMFASFWAGSSFVTFLSGIIFNVMMAYTIVVAILAYFLLFSGFFISRDRIPPYWIWFHYASLVKYPYQGVLQNEFDDATKCFVRGIQVFDGSPLKVVPDKTKLMMLKTMSKTLGMNITGSTCLITGQDILKQSGVTDLNKWSCLCIIVALGFFFRILFYFALLLGSKNKRR, translated from the coding sequence ATGTTTCGAGCTGAATGTGACAATTATTCCATGGAAAGTGACATTCCATTTTTAGGCCCCAGACATGCCATGGAGCTCCAAGAATTCAGTCGAAAGCCTAAACGCAGTGGCTCGCACACGTTACGCGAGCTTCTGCAATGGGTGGGAGACTCCACAAATGATGAATATCGTCGAGTTCTTGAGGTCCATGGTCAAGCTTTCCAGCATACATTAGTTCCCTTTACTCTTTCATTCCACAACCTTACATACAGCGTAAAAAATAGTCGAAAAATCCGTCCTGCATGTTTTAGCAGCCGGAGTACTGGTTCAAATATTTGTCAGCAATCATCAGGGACCGTGTCTGGAAACGAATCTAGGATGAGAGTTTTGCTGAATGACATCTCTGGGGAAGCTCGGGAAGGTGAAATCTTGGCTGTTCTTGGAGCCAGCGGGTCGGGGAAATCAACAATGATTGATGCGTTAGCCAACCGCATATCTCGAGAGAGTCTCAAAGGGACCATATCTTTGAATGGGGAAGTTTTGGAGTCAAAACTTCTCAAAGTAATATCAGCTTACGTCATGCAAGATGACTTATTGTTTCCAATGTTGACAGTAGAAGAAACCCTCATGTTTTCGGCAGAATTCAGGTTGCCAGAAACAATGCCTAGGTCTCGCAAACGAGCCCGAGTTCAAGTCCTGATCGATCAGCTAGGCCTACGCAGTGCTGCCAAGACTATAATCGGAGATGAAGGCCACAGGGGAGTTTCTGGAGGCGAGAGACGTCGTGTTTCCATTGGTACTGACATAGTTCATGACCCTATTTTGCTGTTTCTTGATGAGCCCACATCAGGACTCGATTCCACCAGTGCCTACATGGTGGTAAAAgtcttgcaaagaatagcacaAAGTGGAAGCATTGTGATCATGTCCATTCATCAACCGAGTTATAGGATTTTGAGCCTTTTAGACCGTTTGATCGTTCTGTCTCGTGGCCAAACTGTGTTTAGCGGCTCACCAGGGAGTATTCCTAGATTCTTTGCAGAATTTGGAAACCCAATTCCTGCAAACGAAGACAAAACAGAATTTGCACTAGATTACATTCGAGAGCTCGAGGGGACACCTGGAGGAACCAAGAATCTGGTGGATTTCAATAAGTCGTGGCAAAAGATAAGAGATCCTCAAAGTATTATCCCCTCAAACGGCCCTAAACTGTCCCTCAAAGATGCGATAAGTGCAAGTATTTCAATGGGAAAACTAGTTTCTGGAGCCACAAATATGGACTCCAACCAGTCTTCCTCATTCTCATTGTTTGCTAATTCCTTCTGGACTGAAATTTTAATCATAGCCaagagatcaatcacaaactccaaaCGAGCACCAGAGCTATTCGTGGTACGTTTTGGGGCAGTTCTTGTTACAGGAATGATACTCGCCACTATGTTCCGGAAGCTCGACAATTCACCTAGAGGGATTCAAGAAAGGATAGCCTTCTTCGCCTTTGCCATGTCAACAACATTCTACACCTGCGCAGAAGCCATACCGATGTTCCTCCTCCAAAGATACATTTTCATGAGAGAAACAGCTTATAATGCTTATCGTCGTTCTTCCTTCGTCCTCTCTCATGCTATAACATCCATTCCTTCTTTACTGATCCTGTCACTCACCTTCTCTGCCACGACCTACTGGGCTGTTGGACTCGACGGTGGAACCTCTGGCTTCCTATTCTTCTTCACGTTCATGTTTGCCTCATTTTGGGCCGGAAGTTCGTTTGTCACCTTTCTTTCTGGCATAATCTTCAACGTCATGATGGCTTACACAATCGTGGTAGCCATTTTGGCCTATTTTCTTCTCTTCAGCGGCTTCTTCATCTCTCGTGACCGAATCCCACCGTACTGGATTTGGTTCCATTATGCTTCTCTTGTTAAATATCCTTATCAGGGGGTGCTGCAGAATGAATTCGATGATGCAACCAAATGTTTTGTGCGGGGGATACAGGTGTTCGACGGCTCACCATTGAAGGTTGTTCCTGATAAAACGAAACTTATGATGCTGAAAACCATGAGCAAAACGTTGGGAATGAATATCACAGGATCAACGTGCTTGATTACAGGCCAAGATATATTGAAGCAGAGTGGGGTTACTGATTTGAATAAGTGGAGTTGCTTGTGTATTATTGTGGCTCTTGGGTTTTTCTTCAGGATCTTGTTTTACTTTGCTTTGCTACTTGGAAGCAAAAACAAGAGGAGGTAA
- the LOC140804789 gene encoding probable membrane-associated kinase regulator 4, producing MAKNLVTDEDFIDMELNSMLHCSANSSPYSREFEFQMSSSCCENETSIFPADELFYKGKLLPLHLPPRLQMVQNLLHTASAAGEDFEEEDFYYTMPFLSPCSTAPCTNSNTPLDSCNISPSESCRVSCELNPDDYFFEWSAELSSFVNGNHSRKKSWSKKFKLIKRYSVLGQKLKASRTYLKSLFTKSACSDDHSSAREADNLSKMDESSNEYIKISKKKSIGVQNARASYPTIANIINSFDKEATNEDQVHRKSFSGAIKLRNSPAKCLSLSSSNSSSTGSSSSSLNSNGFHELQLFRRSCSVTEVECSIEAAIEHCKSSQKAKNSRRICTI from the coding sequence ATGGCCAAGAATCTTGTAACAGATGAAGATTTCATCGACATGGAACTCAATTCTATGCTGCATTGCTCCGCAAACTCATCTCCATACAGCAGAGAATTCGAGTTTCAAATGTCTTCATCCTGCTGTGAGAATGAAACCTCCATTTTTCCAGCTGATGAGCTCTTCTACAAGGGCAAACTCCTCCCTCTCCACCTCCCTCCGCGGCTGCAGATGGTCCAAAACCTCCTCCACACTGCATCCGCAGCCGGCGAAGATTTCGAAGAAGAAGACTTTTACTACACGATGCCATTCCTGTCTCCTTGCTCCACGGCACCTTGTACAAACTCAAATACCCCTCTAGATTCTTGCAACATTTCTCCATCGGAATCTTGCAGGGTAAGCTGTGAACTGAACCCTGATGATTACTTCTTTGAATGGTCTGCTGAACTAAGCAGTTTCGTTAATGGTAATCACTCGAGAAAAAAGTCATGGTCCAAGAAATTTAAGCTGATTAAGCGTTATTCCGTTCTTGGGCAGAAGCTCAAAGCTTCAAGAACTTATTTGAAATCTTTGTTCACCAAATCTGCTTGCTCCGACGATCACTCTTCTGCTAGAGAAGCTGATAATCTGTCAAAAATGGACGAGAGTTCGAACGAGTACATCAAAATCTCCAAGAAAAAGTCGATTGGAGTACAGAATGCAAGAGCCTCATATCCAACAATAGCTAATATAATCAATAGCTTCGATAAGGAAGCGACTAACGAGGATCAGGTGCATAGGAAATCATTCTCCGGGGCAATTAAACTGCGTAATTCTCCGGCCAAGTGTTTGTCTTTATCTTCTTCCAACTCTTCCTCCACTGGTTCGTCTTCATCATCTTTAAATTCGAATGGGTTTCACGAGTTACAGTTGTTTCGGAGGAGTTGTAGTGTCACCGAAGTTGAGTGTTCAATTGAGGCAGCTATCGAACATTGCAAGAGCTCTCAGAAAGCCAAGAATTCAAGAAGGATTTGCACCATTTAA
- the LOC140804401 gene encoding uncharacterized protein isoform X2 has product MPLLYVPPLFFLLLKCLPVCFSFYSWLICHFSMVRYRCPVLVLCPCDILQEYSNPRDADDARYHLDGRDVDGRRITVEFAKGVPRGPGGVRESGGRGPTPGSGRCFNCGVDGHWARDCTSGDWKNKCYRCGDRGHIERNCQNSPKKPRRDRSFSRSPMRSRSPRRGRSRSRSRSRSFSKSHSYSRSRSPIKRSRDVEYDERRSMSPFGISAEPKKRASPSKSRKHSSTPVIDSPRERGILSPRKGDIETGQDGYSNSPLESRSPRRGRREREEDGYSDSPKETSGSPLSPKTTRYEADDDDARSPRGSRSP; this is encoded by the exons ATGCCTTTGTTGTATGTACCACCActctttttcttacttttaaaaTGTTTACCAGTATGTTTTTCATTTTATTCCTGGCTGATTTGTCATTTTTCAATGGTGCGATATCGGTGTCCTGTGTTGGTTTTGTGTCCATGCGATATTTTACAGGAATATAGTAATCCTCGAGATGCTGATGACGCAAGATATCATTTAGATGGTAGAGATGTTGATGGACGTCGGATCACTGTTGAATTTGCTAAGGGG GTTCCTCGGGGACCTGGAGGGGTTCGAGAATCTGGGGGAAGGGGTCCCACACCTGGGTCTGGACGCTGCTTCAACTGTGGCGTCGATGGCCATTGGGCCCGAGATTGCACATCTGGAGATTGGAAAAATAAGTGTTATCGCTGTGGTGATAGAGGTCATATAGAAAGAAACTGCCAGAACAGTCCTAAAAAGCCGAG GCGCGATCGGAGTTTTTCTCGTTCACCCATGAGGTCACGTTCTCCACGTCGTGGCAGGAGTCGGAGTCGGAGTCGGAGTCGGAGTTTCAGTAAAAGTCATAGTTACAG CCGTTCAAGGTCCCCCATTAAAAGAAGTCGAGATGTTGAGTATGATGAGAGGAGATCAATGAGTCCATTCGGCATAAGCGCTGAGCCAAAGAAGCGTGCTTCTCCCTCCAAATCTAGGAAACACAGCTCAACACCTGTTATAGACAGCCCAAGAGAAAGAGGAATCCTTTCCCCTAGGAAAGGAGACATCGAAACGGGTCAAGATGGCTACAGTAACAGTCCACTGGAAAGCCGTTCCCCCAGGAGAGGCAGAAGGGAAAGGGAGGAAGATGGTTATAGTGACAGTCCCAAGGAGACTAGTGGAAGCCCCCTAAGCCCAAAAACTACAAGGTATGAAGCCGATGATGATGATGCACGCTCTCCTAGAGGTAGCAGGTCTCCTTAA
- the LOC140804401 gene encoding uncharacterized protein isoform X3, whose amino-acid sequence MVDLMESHSIVRDVDLKRDYAFVEYSNPRDADDARYHLDGRDVDGRRITVEFAKGVPRGPGGVRESGGRGPTPGSGRCFNCGVDGHWARDCTSGDWKNKCYRCGDRGHIERNCQNSPKKPRRDRSFSRSPMRSRSPRRGRSRSRSRSRSFSKSHSYSRSRSPIKRSRDVEYDERRSMSPFGISAEPKKRASPSKSRKHSSTPVIDSPRERGILSPRKGDIETGQDGYSNSPLESRSPRRGRREREEDGYSDSPKETSGSPLSPKTTRYEADDDDARSPRGSRSP is encoded by the exons ATGGTGGACTTGATGGAATCTCACTCAAT AGTACGTGATGTGGACTTGAAACGAGACTATGCCTTTGTT GAATATAGTAATCCTCGAGATGCTGATGACGCAAGATATCATTTAGATGGTAGAGATGTTGATGGACGTCGGATCACTGTTGAATTTGCTAAGGGG GTTCCTCGGGGACCTGGAGGGGTTCGAGAATCTGGGGGAAGGGGTCCCACACCTGGGTCTGGACGCTGCTTCAACTGTGGCGTCGATGGCCATTGGGCCCGAGATTGCACATCTGGAGATTGGAAAAATAAGTGTTATCGCTGTGGTGATAGAGGTCATATAGAAAGAAACTGCCAGAACAGTCCTAAAAAGCCGAG GCGCGATCGGAGTTTTTCTCGTTCACCCATGAGGTCACGTTCTCCACGTCGTGGCAGGAGTCGGAGTCGGAGTCGGAGTCGGAGTTTCAGTAAAAGTCATAGTTACAG CCGTTCAAGGTCCCCCATTAAAAGAAGTCGAGATGTTGAGTATGATGAGAGGAGATCAATGAGTCCATTCGGCATAAGCGCTGAGCCAAAGAAGCGTGCTTCTCCCTCCAAATCTAGGAAACACAGCTCAACACCTGTTATAGACAGCCCAAGAGAAAGAGGAATCCTTTCCCCTAGGAAAGGAGACATCGAAACGGGTCAAGATGGCTACAGTAACAGTCCACTGGAAAGCCGTTCCCCCAGGAGAGGCAGAAGGGAAAGGGAGGAAGATGGTTATAGTGACAGTCCCAAGGAGACTAGTGGAAGCCCCCTAAGCCCAAAAACTACAAGGTATGAAGCCGATGATGATGATGCACGCTCTCCTAGAGGTAGCAGGTCTCCTTAA
- the LOC140804401 gene encoding serine/arginine-rich splicing factor RS2Z32-like isoform X1 has translation MPREGDRYGSSARLYVGHLSSRTRSRDLEHIFSRYGRVRDVDLKRDYAFVEYSNPRDADDARYHLDGRDVDGRRITVEFAKGVPRGPGGVRESGGRGPTPGSGRCFNCGVDGHWARDCTSGDWKNKCYRCGDRGHIERNCQNSPKKPRRDRSFSRSPMRSRSPRRGRSRSRSRSRSFSKSHSYSRSRSPIKRSRDVEYDERRSMSPFGISAEPKKRASPSKSRKHSSTPVIDSPRERGILSPRKGDIETGQDGYSNSPLESRSPRRGRREREEDGYSDSPKETSGSPLSPKTTRYEADDDDARSPRGSRSP, from the exons ATGCCTCGCGAAGGTGATCGTTATGGCAGTAGCGCTCGCCTTTATGTTGGGCACTTGTCTTCAAGGACCCGTTCTCGAGATTTGGAGCATATTTTCAGCAGATATGGAAG AGTACGTGATGTGGACTTGAAACGAGACTATGCCTTTGTT GAATATAGTAATCCTCGAGATGCTGATGACGCAAGATATCATTTAGATGGTAGAGATGTTGATGGACGTCGGATCACTGTTGAATTTGCTAAGGGG GTTCCTCGGGGACCTGGAGGGGTTCGAGAATCTGGGGGAAGGGGTCCCACACCTGGGTCTGGACGCTGCTTCAACTGTGGCGTCGATGGCCATTGGGCCCGAGATTGCACATCTGGAGATTGGAAAAATAAGTGTTATCGCTGTGGTGATAGAGGTCATATAGAAAGAAACTGCCAGAACAGTCCTAAAAAGCCGAG GCGCGATCGGAGTTTTTCTCGTTCACCCATGAGGTCACGTTCTCCACGTCGTGGCAGGAGTCGGAGTCGGAGTCGGAGTCGGAGTTTCAGTAAAAGTCATAGTTACAG CCGTTCAAGGTCCCCCATTAAAAGAAGTCGAGATGTTGAGTATGATGAGAGGAGATCAATGAGTCCATTCGGCATAAGCGCTGAGCCAAAGAAGCGTGCTTCTCCCTCCAAATCTAGGAAACACAGCTCAACACCTGTTATAGACAGCCCAAGAGAAAGAGGAATCCTTTCCCCTAGGAAAGGAGACATCGAAACGGGTCAAGATGGCTACAGTAACAGTCCACTGGAAAGCCGTTCCCCCAGGAGAGGCAGAAGGGAAAGGGAGGAAGATGGTTATAGTGACAGTCCCAAGGAGACTAGTGGAAGCCCCCTAAGCCCAAAAACTACAAGGTATGAAGCCGATGATGATGATGCACGCTCTCCTAGAGGTAGCAGGTCTCCTTAA
- the LOC140805257 gene encoding pathogenesis-related protein 1C-like produces MWKAKSLVFLIISAAFIASPAAGVVHSVPKNKLKRRNPIKPLPLPQQFLPAFNWEQEEYLNAHNFLRQKVGVPPLTWDATLTASAHAWAEQRRVDCDYRHHSPNGYGENLYWMDYNVHTPAQVVQSWFNEQQFYDAPNNVCRCLPERNGCECGHFLNVVWGTTKRVGCSGAVYCDGNKGVYVVCQYDPAGLIMGANPFAIAGL; encoded by the coding sequence ATGTGGAAGGCTAAAAGTCTCGTATTCTTGATCATTTCCGCCGCCTTCATTGCTTCCCCGGCCGCGGGGGTGGTGCACTCTGTCCCGAAAAACAAGCTGAAAAGGCGCAACCCAATCAAACCCCTTCCGCTGCCGCAGCAATTCTTGCCCGCATTCAACTGGGAGCAAGAAGAATACCTCAATGCGCACAATTTTCTACGCCAGAAGGTTGGGGTTCCCCCATTGACGTGGGATGCAACCTTGACTGCTTCAGCCCACGCTTGGGCGGAGCAACGCCGCGTGGACTGCGATTACCGCCACCACTCTCCAAACGGATACGGCGAGAACCTGTATTGGATGGATTACAACGTTCACACGCCAGCACAGGTGGTTCAATCTTGGTTCAACGAGCAGCAGTTTTACGATGCTCCAAATAACGTTTGCCGGTGTCTGCCGGAGAGAAACGGCTGCGAATGCGGGCATTTTTTGAACGTGGTGTGGGGCACAACGAAACGGGTGGGATGCAGCGGTGCCGTTTATTGCGATGGCAATAAAGGTGTGTATGTTGTTTGCCAATATGATCCTGCTGGATTGATCATGGGAGCAAACCCCTTCGCCATTGCTGGATTGTGA
- the LOC140804690 gene encoding ankyrin repeat-containing protein ITN1-like, which yields MGGFNEEGEKDLEMGFSLEPRTPSPSPSPSPRSPAIVVSNSSKYFTASNSGKALAVSNSGKSLVVSNSGKALVLSNSGKRIDQSGKKKYVKQVTGRHNDTELHLAAQRGDVVAVREILGEINEQMLKTLSAAEFDAEVAEIRAAVVNEVNELGETALFKAAEKGSIEVVKELLPYSTKEGIRAKNKSGFDPLHVAANQGHHDIVRILLEHDPELSKTVGQSNATPLISATTKGHLAVVQELLLKDSSLLEIARSNGKNALHFAARQGHVDIVQALLEKDPQLARRTDKKGQTALHMAVKGVNCGVVRLLLRADAAIVMLPDKFGNTALHIATRKKRAEIVNELLMLRDTNVNALTRDHKTALDIAQGLPLSEETVEIKECLTRYGAVRANELNQPRDELRETVSEIKKDVHTQLEQARKTNKNVNGIAKELRKLHREGINNATNSVTVVAVLFATVAFAAIFTVPGGDNDNGVAVTVSNPSFKVFFISNAIALFTSLAVVVVQITVVRGEIKSERRVVEVINKLMWLASVCTTVAFIASSYIVVGRHNRWAAILVTIIGGVTMAGVLSAMTYYVLKSRRIRRVRKKEKYSRSGTNSWRHSDTDTEFNPIYAI from the exons ATGGGTGGCTTCAATGAAGAAG GTGAGAAGGATCTCGAAATGGGCTTTAGTCTCGAACCCCGGACGCCTTCCCCTTCCCCTTCACCTTCCCCACGTTCCCCGGCGATAGTAGTATCAAACTCTAGCAAATATTTCACGGCGTCAAACTCCGGCAAAGCGTTGGCAGTCTCAAACTCGGGCAAATCTTTGGTTGTTTCCAATTCCGGTAAAGCATTGGTTCTTTCCAATTCGGGCAAAAGAATTGACCAATCTGGCAAAAAGAAGTACGTGAAACAAGTCACGGGTCGACACAATGACACGGAGCTCCATCTGGCAGCACAGAGGGGTGACGTTGTGGCGGTGAGGGAGATATTAGGCGAGATCAATGAACAGATGCTTAAAACGTTGAGTGCAGCTGAGTTTGATGCTGAGGTAGCAGAGATAAGGGCTGCTGTTGTCAACGAGGTTAATGAATTGGGGGAAACCGCGCTTTTCAAAGCTGCAGAAAAGGGTTCCATAGAGGTGGTGAAAGAGTTGCTGCCTTATTCTACTAAAGAAGGAATCAGGGCGAAGAATAAGTCGGGTTTTGATCCATTGCATGTTGCTGCGAATCAAGGCCATCACG ATATTGTTCGGATTCTGCTAGAGCATGATCCAGAGTTGAGCAAAACAGTTGGTCAATCGAATGCAACTCCCCTCATATCTGCTACTACAAAAGGGCATCTAGCAGTGGTCCAAGAATTGCTTTTAAAGGATTCTAGCTTGCTGGAAATAGCGAGATCTAATGGAAAAAATGCATTACACTTTGCTGCTCGACAGGGACATGTAGATATCGTTCAAGCTTTGCTCGAGAAGGACCCTCAATTGGCTAGAAGAACCGACAAGAAAGGCCAGACTGCTCTGCATATGGCTGTTAAAGGCGTTAACTGTGGAGTCGTGAGGTTGCTTCTGCGTGCGGATGCAGCCATTGTGATGCTCCCAGATAAGTTTGGTAACACAGCGTTGCATATAGCCACTCGGAAAAAACGTGCTGAG ATTGTGAATGAGCTCTTAATGCTCCGTGACACAAATGTAAATGCCCTGACACGAGACCACAAAACAGCTCTTGACATAGCCCAAGGGCTCCCTCTATCAGAGGAAACAGTAGAAATAAAAGAGTGCTTGACTCGGTATGGTGCAGTCAGAGCCAATGAACTAAATCAACCACGTGATGAGCTTCGTGAAACTGTCTCAGAAATCAAGAAAGATGTCCATACCCAGCTTGAACAGGCCCgtaaaacaaacaaaaatgtGAACGGTATAGCAAAGGAACTTAGGAAACTCCATAGAGAAGGAATCAACAATGCTACAAATTCGGTGACCGTGGTGGCTGTTCTCTTTGCCACTGTGGCCTTTGCTGCCATTTTCACTGTTCCAGGGGGAGACAACGATAATGGTGTGGCAGTAACAGTAAGCAACCCATCATTCAAAGTCTTCTTTATTTCTAATGCTATTGCCCTTTTTACGTCATTGGCCGTTGTTGTTGTACAAATTACTGTGGTTAGAGGTGAAATAAAATCTGAGAGACGGGTCGTGGAGGTGATCAATAAGTTGATGTGGTTGGCCTCAGTCTGCACTACAGTGGCTTTCATTGCTTCATCTTATATAGTTGTTGGTAGGCATAATAGATGGGCTGCAATTCTTGTTACCATCATAGGGGGCGTTACCATGGCAGGGGTTCTCAGTGCTATGACTTATTATGTGTTGAAATCTAGAAGGATAAGGCGAGTGAGAAAGAAGGAGAAGTATTCGAGGAGTGGAACTAATTCATGGCGACATTCAGATACCGATACAGAATTCAATCCGATATATGCTATTTAA
- the LOC140805258 gene encoding protein ALUMINUM SENSITIVE 3 — translation MDWQWLPEFLKGMIQPVLAMAVVVLAVVLSYLQQLGLEWEMVYSIFRAFLQLSVIGFVLQFIFNQKNAAWIILAYLFMVTVAGYTAGQRAKHVPRGKYVAGASILVGTAITMFLLVILRVFPFTPRYIIPVAGMMVGNAMTVTGVTMKKLRDDIKIQMNLVETALALGATPRQATLQQVKRALVIALSPVLDNAKTVGLISLPGAMTGLIMGGASPLEAIQLQIVVMNMLVGASTVSSIMSTYLCWPSFFTKAYQLETAVFSLD, via the exons ATGGACTGGCAATGGCTGCCGGAATTCTTGAAGGGTATGATACAGCCGGTGCTGGCAATGGCGGTGGTGGTGCTGGCGGTAGTTTTGTCTTACTTGCAGCAGCTGGGATTGGAGTGGGAAATGGTCTATTCCATTTTCAGGGCTTTTCTTCAGCTTTCTGTCATTGGGTTTGTTCTACAGTTTATTTTCAATCAAAAAAATGCTGCGTGGATCATCCTGGCTTATCTTTTCATG GTTACTGTTGCTGGTTATACGGCCGGGCAACGGGCAAAGCACGTTCCAAGAGGGAAGTATGTGGCGGGGGCGTCTATTCTAGTGGGAACGGCAATCACTATGTTTTTGTTAGTGATTTTACGAGTCTTCCCTTTCACCCCGCGATACATCATCCCCGTTGCAGGGATGATGGTTGGCAATGCAATGACGGTCACCGGGGTCACAATGAAAAAGCTCCGAGACGATATCAAGATACAGATGAATCTG GTAGAAACAGCTCTGGCTCTTGGGGCAACTCCACGACAGGCGACACTGCAGCAAGTGAAAAGGGCACTGGTTATTGCGCTTTCCCCAGTGTTGGATAATGCGAAAACTGTCGGACTAATATCACTTCCGGGGGCTATGACTGGCCTCATAATGGGAGGAGCCTCTCCTTTGGAGGCTATCCAGCTGCAGATTGTGGTGATGAATATGCTCGTCGGGGCTTCAACTGTGAGTAGTATCATGTCAACTTATCTTTGTTGGCCTTCGTTCTTCACCAAGGCTTACCAGTTGGAAACGGCTGTGTTTTCTTTAGATTGA